A stretch of Cicer arietinum cultivar CDC Frontier isolate Library 1 chromosome 5, Cicar.CDCFrontier_v2.0, whole genome shotgun sequence DNA encodes these proteins:
- the LOC101502467 gene encoding uncharacterized protein — translation MADYENHHHHQQQQVVSRDTAFQALNTIIQLHFEKTLEKKRAIDLQKKELHKLFQLFFIFLSLVFMAQSQSPRLQCRHCWIPITLLSMAHLIFYVSVAQTLRCINGFKYQRRCHKLTLGLATEKLRDMKMRLSSGGDFDAIGDEEFEIHYQEPPESYFGKFKRNWALHFGFLILIYGFMISSSVVLLCF, via the coding sequence ATGGCAGACTACGAAAACCACCACCaccatcaacaacaacaagttGTCTCAAGAGACACAGCTTTCCAAGCATTGAACACCATCATCCAGCTCCATTTTGAGAAGACCCTCGAGAAGAAACGCGCCATAGACCTCCAAAAAAAAGAGCTTCACAAACTGTTCCAGTTGTTCTTCATCTTCCTCAGTTTAGTTTTCATGGCACAATCACAGTCACCTCGTCTTCAATGTCGACATTGTTGGATCCCCATAACTCTTCTTTCAATGGCACATCTCATCTTCTATGTTTCCGTAGCACAGACACTTAGATGCATCAATGGCTTCAAGTATCAAAGAAGGTGCCATAAGCTTACACTTGGTTTGGCAACTGAGAAGCTTAGGGATATGAAGATGAGGTTGAGTAGTGGTGGTGATTTTGATGCTATTGGTGATGAGGAGTTTGAGATTCATTATCAGGAACCTCCTGAGAGTTATTTTGGTAAGTTTAAGAGGAATTGGGCTCTTCATTTTGGGTTCTTGATCCTGATCTATGGTTTCATGATATCTTCCTCTGTTGTTCTTCTCTGTTTTTAG